In a genomic window of Lepisosteus oculatus isolate fLepOcu1 chromosome 3, fLepOcu1.hap2, whole genome shotgun sequence:
- the tfr2 gene encoding transferrin receptor protein 2, which translates to MDTVRSLLSGHSNPAPQTSCSIYRQRRCGRGLEEGDGEEGGDCRVEMKLVESEAEEDLEPGLTSDITALVLRKPRDRRRAGFYLALITLLIFTTAFLLGYVTFRGSCYSCEESEGELVPVDDSAVLDSSSEDGVLYLGELREMLRKYLKEETIGSTVGHFSRMPHPPGSLEGNSLATEVLEFFRQLKMDHTWTDSHFANLQFPSRTQPNTLSVVDRNGNVIEQIQLERPLDSYCAYSGTGTVKGGLVYVNYGRREDFELVQSLGVPAEGNVVIVRVGQLSFAEKVANAQQAGAVGVLIYPDPADVPQDPRRLGLDSSVAISEHVHMGTGDPFTPGFPSFNHTQFPPTKSSGLPSIPALPISANVASKLLSQLSGPVSPRGWQGRLPYVRYALGPGLNSGDGRQIRLGVYNSMSAILLNNIFSSIEGYSEPDQYIIIGAQRDSWDPGAAKSAVGTAILMELARTFSAMVQNGFQPRRSLLFVSWDAGDFGSVGATEWLEGYLSMLHLKAIAYFSLDRAVLGDDKLSVYSSPLLAKLVEVAMNQVEHPKHAGQTINSYTQSQGSSWGSPLVKPLFLNSGAYSFTAFAGVPAMELQFTEEARPYPFTNTPLDTADRLQEFLQGRLPEVALAVAELVGQMALRLAHDHIVPLDFPCYSETTLQFSAQLSKYSAELQERGLSPHWVFTARGDYNRAAEKLRETILNSDVQDDKITRLYNMRIMRVEYYFLSQYVSAVETPFRHVLHGRGDHTLSALTEHLALLRSNPEKFDEARFRKQLALLTWTLQGAANALSGDVWNIDNLF; encoded by the exons ATGGACACCGTTCGATCCCTGCTGAGTGGG CATTCTAACCCCGCCCCCCAGACCTCTTGCTCTATATACCGGCAGAGGCGGTGTGGGCGGGGCCTGGAGGAAGGGGACGGAGAGGAAGGCGGAGACTGCCGGGTGGAGATGAAGCTCGTCGAATCGGAGGCTGAGGAGGACTTGGAGCCGGGGCTTACCAGTGACATCACCGCGCTGGTGCTACGGAAGCCCAGAGACCGGAGACGAGCCGGCTTTTACCTCGCTCTGATTACACTGCTGATATTCACTACAG CATTCCTATTGGGCTATGTCACATTCCGTGGGTCGTGCTACTCCTGCGAGGAGTCTGAGGGGGAGCTGGTGCCGGTGGATGACTCCGCTGTCCTGGACTCTTCATCTGAGGATGGGGTCCTGTACCTGGGGGAGCTGAGAGAGATGCTGAGGAAATACCTGAAGGAGGAGACCATAGGCAGCACTGTGGG GCACTTCAGCAGGATGCCTCATCCTCCGGGGTCCTTGGAGGGGAACAGCCTGGCGACGGAGGTGCTGGAGTTCTTCAGGCAGCTGAAGATGGATCACACCTGGACCGACTCCCATTTCGCCAACCTGCAGTTCCCGTCCAG GACACAGCCAAACACCCTCTCAGTCGTGGACAGAAATGGCAATGTGATTGAACAGATCCAACTGGAGAGACCACTGGACTCCTACTGTGCCTACAGCGGCACTGGCACTGTCAAG GGGGGGCTGGTCTATGTGAACTACGGCCGCAGGGAGGATTTTGAGCTGGTGCAGTCCCTGGGAGTACCAGCAGAAGGCAATGTGGTGATCGTGCGGGTTGGCCAGCTCAGTTTCGCAGAGAAGGTGGCCAACGCCCAGCAGGCTGGAGCGGTGGGGGTCTTGATTTACCCTGACCCCGCAGATGTACCCCAGGACCCCCGTAGACTAGGCCTGGACAGCAGTGTGGCAATCTCAGAGCAT GTGCACATGGGCACGGGTGACCCCTTCACCCCTGGCTTCCCCTCCTTTAACCACACCCAGTTCCCACCCACCAAGTCCTCGGGCCTGCCCTCAATACCTGCCCTGCCCATCAGTGCCAACGTGGCATCCAAGCTGCTGAG tcAGCTCTCTGGACCTGTGTCTCCACGAGGGTGGCAGGGACGCCTGCCCTATGTCCGTTACGCTTTGGGACCAGGGCTCAACTCAGGCGATGGCCGCCAGATCAGGCTGGGTGTCTACAACAGCATGAGTGCGATACTGCTCAACAACATCTTTAGCTCCATAGAGGGATACAGTGAGCCAG ATCAGTACATCATTATTGGTGCCCAGCGAGACTCTTGGGATCCAGGGGCAGCCAAGTCGGCTGTTGGCACTGCCATCCTGATGGAGCTGGCCCGTACATTCAGCGCCATGGTCCAGAACG GGTTCCAGCCCAGGAGGAGTCTGCTGTTCGTCAGCTGGGACGCAGGTGACTTTGGCAGTGTTGGCGCTACCGAGTGGCTGGAG GGTTACCTGTCCATGTTGCACCTGAAGGCAATCGCCTATTTCAGTCTGGACCGTGCAGTTCTGG GGGATGACAAGCTGTCAGTCTACTccagccccctgctggccaaaCTTGTTGAAGTAGCCATGAACCAG GTGGAGCACCCCAAGCACGCCGGCCAGACGATCAACAGCTACACCCAGAGCCAGGGCAGCTCCTGGGGGAGTCCATT AGTGAAGCCGCTGTTTCTGAACAGTGGGGCCTACAGCTTTACAGCCTTTGCAGGAGTACCGGCCATGGAGCTACAGTTCACTGAG GAGGCGCGGCCCTACCCCTTCACCAACACACCGCTGGACACGGCGGACCGGCTGCAGGAGTTCCTGCAGGGCCGGCTGCCCGAGGTGGCGCTGGCTGTGGCCGAGCTGGTGGGCCAGATGGCGCTGCGCCTGGCGCATGACCACATCGTGCCGCTGGACTTCCCCTGCTACAGCGAGACCACGCTGCAGTTCAGCGCCCAGCTCAGCAAGTACTCGGCCGAGCTGCAG GAGCGGGGCCTCTCTCCTCACTGGGTGTTCACAGCGCGTGGGGATTATAACCGTGCAGCCGAGAAGCTGAGAGAAACCATTCTGAACAGCGATGTCCAGGATGACAAGATAACACGCCTGTACAACATGCGGATCATGAGG GTGGAGTACTACTTCCTGTCTCAGTATGTTTCCGCCGTGGAGACTCCCTTCCGCCATGTGCTGCACGGCCGCGGCGATCACACACTGAGCGCGCTCACAGAGCACCTGGCTTTGCTGCGCTCGAACCCGGAGAAGTTTGACGAGGCGCGGTTCCGCAAACAGCTGGCACTGCTCACCTGGACTCTGCAGGGGGCAGCAAACGCTCTGAGTGGAGACGTCTGGAATATTGACAACCTCTTCTAG
- the LOC102691786 gene encoding phosphatidylinositol 4,5-bisphosphate 3-kinase catalytic subunit alpha isoform isoform X2: MPPRPSSGELWGLHLMPPRILVDCCLPNGMLVNLECLREATLLSIKQQLFTEARKYPLYHLLQEESCYIFVGVTQEAEREEFYDETRRLCDLRLFHPILKVIEPVGNREEKILNREIGFAIGMPICEFELVKDPEVQDFRRSILSVCREAMEEREGGGAHSQALYVYPPNVESSPELPQHIYCKLDKGRLIVTIWVIVSPSNDKQKYTLKTPHDSLPEQLIAEAIRKKTRSMHLSPEQLRLCVQEYQGQYILKVCGCDEYLLEKYPLSQYKYIRSCITIGRLPHLMLVSKDSLYSQLPASGFVTPSYSRRTPQPSPCLGGADPSPPRPLWAFSSPLRVRLLCATYVNVNIRDIDKIYVRTGIYHGGEPLCDNVNTQRVPCSNPRWNEWLTYDIPLFDLPRSARLCLSICSVKGRKGAKEEHCPLAWGNVNLFDYKDTLVNGKITLGLWPVPHGLEDLLNPIGVAGSNPNKETPCVELEFPWFSHAVRFPDEQQVEEHANWTISRELGYNCCLLGMSNRLACDSSVSQTDVDQLRSICSRDPLYELSEQEKDFLWRHRHYCVNIPESLPKLLLSVKWNSRDEVSQMYCLLRDWPLIQPELALELLDCNFPDPVVREFALRCLVQGLTDDKLSQYLLQLVQVLKYEMYLDNPLARFLIKKALTNQRIGHFFFWHLKSEMHNKTVSRRFGLLLEAFCRGCGMYLKHLNRQVEAMEKLINLTDTLKQEKKDETQKTQMKFLVEHMSRPDYMEALQGFVCPLNPVHQLGNLRLEECRIMSSAKRPLWLNWENPDIMSELLFTNNEIIFKNGDDLRQDMLTLQIIRIMENIWQNQGLDLRMLPYGCLSIGDCVGLIEVVKNSHTIMQIQCKGGLKGALQFNSNTLHHWIKDKNRGEAYDRAIDLFTRSCAGYCVATFILGIGDRHNSNIMVKENGQLFHIDFGHFLDHKKKKFGYKRERVPFVLTQDFLIVISKGTPECTKTKEFERFQEMCYKAYLAIRQHANLFINLFSLLLGCGMPELQSFDDIAYLRKTLALEKSQQEALEYFTKQMNDAHHGGWSTKMDWIFHTIRHMPNDH; encoded by the exons ATGCCCCCACGTCCATCATCAGGAGAGCTATGGGGCCTACATCTAATGCCTCCGCGCATCCTGGTAGACTGCTGCCTGCCCAACGGCATGCTGGTCAACCTGGAGTGCCTGCGTGAGGCCACACTGCTCAGCATCAAACAGCAGCTGTTTACTGAGGCGCGCAAGTACCCCCTCTACCACCTGTTACag GAGGAGTCGTGCTATATCTTCGTGGGTGTAACACAGGAGGCAGAGAGGGAGGAGTTCTATGACGAGACGCGGCGCCTGTGTGACCTGCGCCTCTTTCACCCCATTCTGAAGGTCATCGAGCCCGTAGGAAACCGAGAGGAGAAAATCCTGAACAGAGAAATTG GCTTCGCCATCGGCATGCCCATCTGCGAGTTTGAGCTGGTGAAGGACCCGGAGGTGCAGGACTTCAGACGGAGCATTCTGAGCGTGTGCCGGGAGGCCATGGAGGAGCGCGAGGGGGGGGGCGCCCACAGCCAGGCACTGTACGTCTATCCTCCCAACGTCGAGTCCTCGCCCGAACTGCCCCAGCACATCTACTGCAAACTGGACAAGG GGCGCCTGATTGTGACGATCTGGGTCATAGTGTCCCCGTCCAATGACAAACAGAAGTACACCCTGAAGACGCCCCACGACTCGCTGCCCGAGCAGCTGATCGCCGAAGCCATCCGCAAGAAGACGCGCAGCATGCACCTGTCTCCCGAGCAGCTGCGGCTGTGCGTGCAGGAGTACCAGGGCCAGTACATCCTGAAGGTGTGCGGCTGTGACGAGTACCTGCTGGAGAAGTACCCGCTCAGCCAGTACAAG TACATCCGCAGCTGCATCACCATCGGCCGCCTGCCGCACCTCATGCTGGTGTCCAAGGACAGTCTGTACAGCCAGCTCCCGGCCAGCGGGTTTGTCACCCCCTCCTACAGCCGCCGCACGCCCCAGCCCAGCCCCTGCCTCGGTGGGGCCGACCCCAGCCCCCCGCGCCCGCTCTGGGCCTTCAGCAGCCCGCTCAGGGTCCGGCTGCTCTGCGCCACCTACGTCAACGTCAACATCCGGGACATTGACAAG ATCTACGTGCGGACGGGTATCTACCACGGAGGGGAGCCGCTGTGTGACAACGTGAACACCCAGAGAGTGCCCTGCTCCAATCCCAG GTGGAATGAGTGGCTGACGTATGACATTCCATTATTTGACCTCCCCCGCTCCGCCCGCCTCTGTCTCTCCATCTGCTCGGTCAAAGGCCGTAAGGGGGCCAAAGAG GAGCACTGTCCGCTGGCCTGGGGTAATGTCAACCTGTTTGACTACAAGGATACTCTGGTCAATGGGAAGATAACCCTTGGCCTGTGGCCTGTGCCCCATGGCCTGGAGGACCTGCTGAACCCCATCGGGGTTGCAGGATCAAACCCCAACAAG GAGACGCCATGTGTGGAGCTAGAGTTCCCCTGGTTCAGCCATGCAGTCCGGTTCCCGGATGAGCAGCAGGTGGAGGAACACGCCAACTGGACCATCTCCCGGGAGCTGGGGTACAACTGCTGCCTGCTGGGAatg AGCAATCGCCTGGCCTGCGACAGCAGCGTGTCCCAGACGGACGTGGACCAGCTGCGCAGTATCTGCAGCCGCGACCCCCTGTACGAGCTGTCGGAGCAGGAGAAGGACTTCCTCTGGAGACACCG GCATTACTGTGTCAATATCCCGGAGAGTCTGCCTAAACTGTTGCTTTCTGTGAAGTGGAACTCAAGGGACGAAGTGTCTCAG ATGTACTGCCTGCTGCGTGACTGGCCCCTGATCCAGCCAGAGTTAGCCCTGGAGCTCCTGGACTGTAACTTCCCTGACCCGGTGGTGAGGGAGTTTGCGCTGCGCTGCCTGGTGCAGGGCCTGACAGACGACAAGCTGAGCCAGTACCTGCTGCAGCTGGTCCAG GTGCTGAAGTACGAGATGTATCTGGACAACCCTCTTGCTCGCTTCCTGATTAAGAAAGCCCTGACCAATCAGAGGATAGGACACTTCTTTTTCTGGCACCTCAA GTCAGAGATGCACAATAAGACAGTGTCCCGACGGTTCGGGCTGCTGCTGGAGGCGTTCTGCCGGGGCTGTGGCATGTACCTGAAGCACCTGAACCGACAGGTGGAGGCCATGGAGAAGCTCATCAACCTGACTGACACCCTGAAGCAGGAGAAGAAGGACGAGACCCAGAAG ACCCAGATGAAGTTCCTGGTCGAGCACATGAGCCGGCCGGACTACATGGAGGCTCTGCAGGGCTTTGTCTGTCCACTGAACCCTGTACACCAGCTGGGCAACCTCAG GCTGGAGGAGTGCCGCATCATGTCCTCAGCGAAGCGCCCCCTGTGGCTGAACTGGGAGAACCCCGACATCATGAGCGAGCTGCTCTTCACCAACAACGAGATCATCTTCAAGAACGGAGATG ACCTACGGCAGGACATGCTGACTCTTCAGATCATCCGGATCATGGAGAACATCTGGCAGAACCAGGGGCTGGACCTCCG GATGCTGCCCTATGGCTGTCTGTCGATAGGGGACTGTGTGGGACTGATCGAGGTGGTGAAGAACTCTCATACCATTATGCAGATCCAGTGTAAGGGTGGCCTGAAGGGGGCTCTGCAGTTCAACAGCAACACACTGCACCACTGGATCAAGGACAAGAACCGGGGCGAGGC GTACGACCGGGCGATTGACCTGTTCACGCGCTCCTGTGCGGGCTACTGTGTTGCCACCTTCATCCTGGGCATCGGCGACAGGCACAACAGCAACATCATGGTGAAGGAGAATGGACAG CTGTTCCACATTGATTTTGGACACTTCCTTGACCACAAGAAGAAGAAGTTTGGGTACAAGAGAGAGCGTGTTCCCTTTGTCCTGACACAGGACTTCCTTATTGTCATCAGCAAGGGGACACCAGAGTGCACCAAGACCAAGGAGTTTGAGAG GTTCCAGGAGATGTGCTATAAGGCATACCTGGCAATCCGACAGCATGCCAACCTCTTCATCAACCTCTTCTCCCTGCTACTGGGCTGTGGCATGCCAGAGCTCCAGTCCTTTGATGACATTGCCTACCTGCGCAAGACGCTGGCACTGGAGAAGAGCCAACAGGAGGCGCTAGAGTACTTCACCAAGCAAATGAATGATGCCCACCATGGAGGCTGGAGTACTAAGATGGACTGGATTTTCCACACCATCCGGCACATGCCCAATGACCACTGA
- the LOC102691786 gene encoding phosphatidylinositol 4,5-bisphosphate 3-kinase catalytic subunit alpha isoform isoform X1, which translates to MPPRPSSGELWGLHLMPPRILVDCCLPNGMLVNLECLREATLLSIKQQLFTEARKYPLYHLLQEESCYIFVGVTQEAEREEFYDETRRLCDLRLFHPILKVIEPVGNREEKILNREIGFAIGMPICEFELVKDPEVQDFRRSILSVCREAMEEREGGGAHSQALYVYPPNVESSPELPQHIYCKLDKGRLIVTIWVIVSPSNDKQKYTLKTPHDSLPEQLIAEAIRKKTRSMHLSPEQLRLCVQEYQGQYILKVCGCDEYLLEKYPLSQYKYIRSCITIGRLPHLMLVSKDSLYSQLPASGFVTPSYSRRTPQPSPCLGGADPSPPRPLWAFSSPLRVRLLCATYVNVNIRDIDKIYVRTGIYHGGEPLCDNVNTQRVPCSNPRWNEWLTYDIPLFDLPRSARLCLSICSVKGRKGAKEEHCPLAWGNVNLFDYKDTLVNGKITLGLWPVPHGLEDLLNPIGVAGSNPNKETPCVELEFPWFSHAVRFPDEQQVEEHANWTISRELGYNCCLLGMSNRLACDSSVSQTDVDQLRSICSRDPLYELSEQEKDFLWRHRCPSLSVSLPASLFSRLPVRPHFIDHSLSRRHYCVNIPESLPKLLLSVKWNSRDEVSQMYCLLRDWPLIQPELALELLDCNFPDPVVREFALRCLVQGLTDDKLSQYLLQLVQVLKYEMYLDNPLARFLIKKALTNQRIGHFFFWHLKSEMHNKTVSRRFGLLLEAFCRGCGMYLKHLNRQVEAMEKLINLTDTLKQEKKDETQKTQMKFLVEHMSRPDYMEALQGFVCPLNPVHQLGNLRLEECRIMSSAKRPLWLNWENPDIMSELLFTNNEIIFKNGDDLRQDMLTLQIIRIMENIWQNQGLDLRMLPYGCLSIGDCVGLIEVVKNSHTIMQIQCKGGLKGALQFNSNTLHHWIKDKNRGEAYDRAIDLFTRSCAGYCVATFILGIGDRHNSNIMVKENGQLFHIDFGHFLDHKKKKFGYKRERVPFVLTQDFLIVISKGTPECTKTKEFERFQEMCYKAYLAIRQHANLFINLFSLLLGCGMPELQSFDDIAYLRKTLALEKSQQEALEYFTKQMNDAHHGGWSTKMDWIFHTIRHMPNDH; encoded by the exons ATGCCCCCACGTCCATCATCAGGAGAGCTATGGGGCCTACATCTAATGCCTCCGCGCATCCTGGTAGACTGCTGCCTGCCCAACGGCATGCTGGTCAACCTGGAGTGCCTGCGTGAGGCCACACTGCTCAGCATCAAACAGCAGCTGTTTACTGAGGCGCGCAAGTACCCCCTCTACCACCTGTTACag GAGGAGTCGTGCTATATCTTCGTGGGTGTAACACAGGAGGCAGAGAGGGAGGAGTTCTATGACGAGACGCGGCGCCTGTGTGACCTGCGCCTCTTTCACCCCATTCTGAAGGTCATCGAGCCCGTAGGAAACCGAGAGGAGAAAATCCTGAACAGAGAAATTG GCTTCGCCATCGGCATGCCCATCTGCGAGTTTGAGCTGGTGAAGGACCCGGAGGTGCAGGACTTCAGACGGAGCATTCTGAGCGTGTGCCGGGAGGCCATGGAGGAGCGCGAGGGGGGGGGCGCCCACAGCCAGGCACTGTACGTCTATCCTCCCAACGTCGAGTCCTCGCCCGAACTGCCCCAGCACATCTACTGCAAACTGGACAAGG GGCGCCTGATTGTGACGATCTGGGTCATAGTGTCCCCGTCCAATGACAAACAGAAGTACACCCTGAAGACGCCCCACGACTCGCTGCCCGAGCAGCTGATCGCCGAAGCCATCCGCAAGAAGACGCGCAGCATGCACCTGTCTCCCGAGCAGCTGCGGCTGTGCGTGCAGGAGTACCAGGGCCAGTACATCCTGAAGGTGTGCGGCTGTGACGAGTACCTGCTGGAGAAGTACCCGCTCAGCCAGTACAAG TACATCCGCAGCTGCATCACCATCGGCCGCCTGCCGCACCTCATGCTGGTGTCCAAGGACAGTCTGTACAGCCAGCTCCCGGCCAGCGGGTTTGTCACCCCCTCCTACAGCCGCCGCACGCCCCAGCCCAGCCCCTGCCTCGGTGGGGCCGACCCCAGCCCCCCGCGCCCGCTCTGGGCCTTCAGCAGCCCGCTCAGGGTCCGGCTGCTCTGCGCCACCTACGTCAACGTCAACATCCGGGACATTGACAAG ATCTACGTGCGGACGGGTATCTACCACGGAGGGGAGCCGCTGTGTGACAACGTGAACACCCAGAGAGTGCCCTGCTCCAATCCCAG GTGGAATGAGTGGCTGACGTATGACATTCCATTATTTGACCTCCCCCGCTCCGCCCGCCTCTGTCTCTCCATCTGCTCGGTCAAAGGCCGTAAGGGGGCCAAAGAG GAGCACTGTCCGCTGGCCTGGGGTAATGTCAACCTGTTTGACTACAAGGATACTCTGGTCAATGGGAAGATAACCCTTGGCCTGTGGCCTGTGCCCCATGGCCTGGAGGACCTGCTGAACCCCATCGGGGTTGCAGGATCAAACCCCAACAAG GAGACGCCATGTGTGGAGCTAGAGTTCCCCTGGTTCAGCCATGCAGTCCGGTTCCCGGATGAGCAGCAGGTGGAGGAACACGCCAACTGGACCATCTCCCGGGAGCTGGGGTACAACTGCTGCCTGCTGGGAatg AGCAATCGCCTGGCCTGCGACAGCAGCGTGTCCCAGACGGACGTGGACCAGCTGCGCAGTATCTGCAGCCGCGACCCCCTGTACGAGCTGTCGGAGCAGGAGAAGGACTTCCTCTGGAGACACCGGTGCCCGTCTCTCTCCGTCTCCCTACCTGCTTCTCTGTTCTCCCGTCTGCCTGTCCGGCCGCATTTCATTGACCACTCTCTGTCTCGCAGGCATTACTGTGTCAATATCCCGGAGAGTCTGCCTAAACTGTTGCTTTCTGTGAAGTGGAACTCAAGGGACGAAGTGTCTCAG ATGTACTGCCTGCTGCGTGACTGGCCCCTGATCCAGCCAGAGTTAGCCCTGGAGCTCCTGGACTGTAACTTCCCTGACCCGGTGGTGAGGGAGTTTGCGCTGCGCTGCCTGGTGCAGGGCCTGACAGACGACAAGCTGAGCCAGTACCTGCTGCAGCTGGTCCAG GTGCTGAAGTACGAGATGTATCTGGACAACCCTCTTGCTCGCTTCCTGATTAAGAAAGCCCTGACCAATCAGAGGATAGGACACTTCTTTTTCTGGCACCTCAA GTCAGAGATGCACAATAAGACAGTGTCCCGACGGTTCGGGCTGCTGCTGGAGGCGTTCTGCCGGGGCTGTGGCATGTACCTGAAGCACCTGAACCGACAGGTGGAGGCCATGGAGAAGCTCATCAACCTGACTGACACCCTGAAGCAGGAGAAGAAGGACGAGACCCAGAAG ACCCAGATGAAGTTCCTGGTCGAGCACATGAGCCGGCCGGACTACATGGAGGCTCTGCAGGGCTTTGTCTGTCCACTGAACCCTGTACACCAGCTGGGCAACCTCAG GCTGGAGGAGTGCCGCATCATGTCCTCAGCGAAGCGCCCCCTGTGGCTGAACTGGGAGAACCCCGACATCATGAGCGAGCTGCTCTTCACCAACAACGAGATCATCTTCAAGAACGGAGATG ACCTACGGCAGGACATGCTGACTCTTCAGATCATCCGGATCATGGAGAACATCTGGCAGAACCAGGGGCTGGACCTCCG GATGCTGCCCTATGGCTGTCTGTCGATAGGGGACTGTGTGGGACTGATCGAGGTGGTGAAGAACTCTCATACCATTATGCAGATCCAGTGTAAGGGTGGCCTGAAGGGGGCTCTGCAGTTCAACAGCAACACACTGCACCACTGGATCAAGGACAAGAACCGGGGCGAGGC GTACGACCGGGCGATTGACCTGTTCACGCGCTCCTGTGCGGGCTACTGTGTTGCCACCTTCATCCTGGGCATCGGCGACAGGCACAACAGCAACATCATGGTGAAGGAGAATGGACAG CTGTTCCACATTGATTTTGGACACTTCCTTGACCACAAGAAGAAGAAGTTTGGGTACAAGAGAGAGCGTGTTCCCTTTGTCCTGACACAGGACTTCCTTATTGTCATCAGCAAGGGGACACCAGAGTGCACCAAGACCAAGGAGTTTGAGAG GTTCCAGGAGATGTGCTATAAGGCATACCTGGCAATCCGACAGCATGCCAACCTCTTCATCAACCTCTTCTCCCTGCTACTGGGCTGTGGCATGCCAGAGCTCCAGTCCTTTGATGACATTGCCTACCTGCGCAAGACGCTGGCACTGGAGAAGAGCCAACAGGAGGCGCTAGAGTACTTCACCAAGCAAATGAATGATGCCCACCATGGAGGCTGGAGTACTAAGATGGACTGGATTTTCCACACCATCCGGCACATGCCCAATGACCACTGA